A region from the Polaribacter sp. Hel1_33_78 genome encodes:
- a CDS encoding cupin domain-containing protein — MKKKYQIQSTPFVVPTTDGKIIEEHFGNATDQNSQISIAHMIAPPKWSEPFQTPEFDEYTYIIKGKKQFIIEGETIVLKAGQSIKIEKNTRVQYSNPFDTDCEYIAVCLPAFSIDLVHRE; from the coding sequence ATGAAAAAAAAATATCAAATTCAAAGTACACCGTTTGTTGTGCCAACAACAGATGGTAAAATTATTGAAGAACATTTTGGAAATGCTACTGATCAAAATTCGCAAATAAGTATTGCACACATGATTGCACCTCCAAAATGGAGTGAGCCTTTTCAAACTCCAGAATTTGATGAGTACACCTATATTATTAAGGGAAAAAAGCAGTTTATTATCGAGGGCGAAACGATTGTTTTAAAAGCTGGGCAATCCATCAAAATAGAGAAAAACACACGAGTTCAATATTCTAATCCTTTTGATACTGATTGCGAGTATATTGCTGTTTGTCTGCCTGCTTTTTCCATAGATTTAGTACATAGAGAATAA
- a CDS encoding DUF2490 domain-containing protein — protein sequence MKKTSVILCLSFLCFQLQAQKTAENSLGTWYMYNGSHRLSDKIALKTMAHLRYFEVASEFQQEVYRLGLNYTFNPKTNLTVGLSYATADVAYDTPSNNLYEWRLYEDLNLKSKWGKFIAKHRIRFEHRFIHKNITQDATQSWIRYNLNVGTPISKKWSVYAFNELFLNLDRGKRFSQNWTGAGFLHKLNNNLKIKLGYIQIKLPANTLKRLQLGVILNTNHKKK from the coding sequence ATGAAGAAAACAAGTGTCATTTTGTGCCTGAGTTTTTTATGCTTTCAGCTACAAGCACAAAAGACTGCTGAAAACAGCCTAGGAACATGGTATATGTATAATGGTTCCCATCGACTATCAGATAAGATTGCGCTAAAAACGATGGCTCATTTAAGATATTTTGAGGTTGCTAGCGAATTTCAACAAGAGGTTTACAGATTAGGTCTTAACTATACTTTTAACCCAAAAACTAATCTTACAGTAGGTTTAAGCTATGCTACTGCTGATGTTGCTTATGATACTCCTTCAAATAATTTATACGAATGGAGATTGTATGAAGACTTAAATTTAAAATCTAAATGGGGAAAATTTATAGCAAAACATCGTATTCGTTTTGAGCATCGTTTTATTCATAAAAATATTACTCAGGATGCCACACAAAGTTGGATTCGGTATAACTTAAATGTAGGCACTCCAATTTCTAAAAAATGGAGTGTTTACGCTTTTAATGAACTATTTTTAAACCTAGATCGAGGTAAAAGATTTTCTCAAAATTGGACTGGAGCTGGTTTTTTACACAAACTGAACAATAATTTAAAAATAAAATTAGGCTATATCCAAATAAAATTACCAGCTAACACTTTAAAAAGATTACAATTAGGTGTAATTCTAAATACAAATCATAAAAAAAAATAA
- a CDS encoding helicase HerA-like domain-containing protein encodes MSEQEEFFEYINNGNKTKGEFIALGAAMLGEETVTNAIVKVPLKTLNRHGLIAGATGTGKTKTLQVLAENLSEKGIPVLLMDIKGDLSGLAQPSPGHPKIDERHAKIGFPFEAKKFPIEVLTISEQDGTRMRATISEFGPVLLSKILDLTETQSGILAIIFKYCDDHKLPLLDLKDFKKVLQFVTQEGKEEIQAEYGRISTASTGAILRKIIQIEQQGGDLFFGEKSFDVEDLSRIDENGRGIISVLRLTDIQDKPKLFSTFMLQLLAEVYETFPEQGDSGRPELIIFIDEAHLVFEEASKALLNQIESIVKLIRSKGIGLYFVTQNPKDVPEDILAQLGLKIQHALRAFTAKDRKAIKLAAENYPSSDYYDTKEVLTQLGIGEAFVSVLNEKGIPTPLARTMLRAPMSRMDVLTDKELGNVIDNSRLMHKYNQELDRESAYELLNNKIEKINLAEQKEREIKEKRATKSYSRRSTRQNPIVKVLTSATFIRAFFGILKKMIK; translated from the coding sequence ATGAGTGAGCAAGAGGAATTCTTTGAGTATATAAACAATGGTAATAAAACTAAAGGAGAGTTTATAGCACTTGGAGCAGCTATGTTAGGGGAAGAAACGGTTACAAATGCCATTGTTAAGGTCCCTTTAAAAACGCTGAATAGACATGGTTTAATTGCTGGCGCTACTGGTACAGGAAAAACAAAAACGCTACAAGTTTTAGCTGAAAATCTATCGGAAAAAGGAATTCCTGTTTTATTAATGGATATTAAAGGAGATTTATCTGGTTTGGCGCAACCAAGCCCGGGTCATCCAAAGATTGATGAACGTCATGCAAAAATTGGTTTTCCTTTTGAAGCAAAAAAGTTTCCAATAGAAGTTCTAACAATTTCAGAACAGGATGGTACAAGAATGCGTGCAACTATATCCGAATTTGGTCCTGTTTTATTATCAAAAATTTTAGATTTAACAGAGACACAATCAGGTATTTTAGCAATTATTTTTAAGTATTGTGATGACCACAAGTTGCCTTTACTAGACTTAAAAGACTTTAAAAAAGTTTTACAATTTGTAACGCAAGAAGGCAAAGAAGAAATTCAAGCTGAATATGGTAGAATCTCTACGGCCAGTACTGGAGCTATTTTACGTAAAATTATACAAATAGAACAACAAGGAGGGGATTTATTCTTTGGTGAAAAATCTTTTGATGTTGAAGATTTAAGTAGAATTGATGAAAACGGAAGAGGAATTATTTCAGTTTTACGTTTAACCGATATTCAAGACAAGCCTAAGTTATTTTCAACATTTATGCTACAATTGTTAGCAGAGGTTTATGAAACCTTTCCAGAACAAGGAGATAGTGGCAGACCAGAACTTATTATATTTATTGATGAAGCACATTTAGTTTTTGAAGAAGCTTCAAAAGCATTATTAAACCAAATAGAAAGTATTGTAAAATTAATACGTTCTAAAGGAATTGGTTTGTATTTTGTTACTCAAAACCCTAAAGATGTACCTGAAGATATTTTAGCACAATTAGGTTTAAAAATACAACATGCATTAAGAGCATTTACTGCAAAAGACAGAAAAGCAATTAAGTTGGCTGCAGAAAATTATCCAAGTTCTGATTATTATGATACGAAAGAAGTTTTAACTCAATTAGGAATTGGAGAAGCATTTGTATCTGTTTTAAATGAAAAAGGAATTCCTACTCCACTAGCCAGAACAATGTTGCGTGCGCCAATGAGTAGAATGGATGTATTAACAGACAAAGAATTAGGCAATGTAATAGATAACTCAAGGTTAATGCACAAATATAATCAAGAATTAGATAGAGAAAGTGCCTACGAATTGTTAAATAATAAAATTGAAAAGATTAATTTAGCAGAACAAAAAGAAAGAGAAATAAAAGAAAAAAGAGCGACGAAATCTTATTCAAGAAGAAGTACAAGACAAAACCCAATTGTGAAAGTATTAACAAGTGCCACTTTTATTAGAGCCTTTTTTGGAATTTTAAAAAAGATGATTAAATAA
- a CDS encoding DUF819 domain-containing protein gives MTEPIFTNDAIVFGILMISLGFVFYTENIKAGFWQKFYKIVPGLFMAYFIPALFTTFGVISPEWETTNTMGETVGASSQLYYVSSRFLLPAALVLMTLSIDLKAIFNLGSKALIMFFTGTVGIIIGGPLAILLISIFSPETVGGADFDAVWRGLSTLAGSWIGGGANQTAMLEIYQYNPAKYGGMVIVDIVVANVWMAILLIGIGKKDKINKWLKADTTAIEELKEKVISFTQKVKRNPTLSDLMIMLAIAFGTVGFGHFASKYLSIFFSDFVASIESQTWRNIFSFLGSGFFWLISVSTIVAIILSFTKAKNYEGAGASKIGSVFIYVLVATIGMKMDLNQAFENPGLMVIGLVWMIIHAGLLILVAKIIKAPYFLLAVGSQANVGGAASAPIVAQAFHPSLATVGVLLAVFGYAIGTIGAIACTILMELASTL, from the coding sequence ATGACTGAACCAATTTTTACAAATGATGCCATTGTTTTTGGTATTTTAATGATTTCTTTAGGATTTGTTTTTTACACAGAAAACATAAAAGCTGGTTTTTGGCAAAAATTTTATAAAATTGTACCAGGGTTATTTATGGCTTATTTTATCCCTGCTTTGTTTACAACTTTTGGTGTTATATCTCCAGAATGGGAAACCACAAATACTATGGGAGAAACCGTTGGTGCCAGCTCACAATTGTATTACGTATCGAGTCGTTTTCTGCTACCTGCAGCTTTGGTTTTAATGACGTTGAGTATCGATTTAAAAGCTATTTTCAACCTAGGTTCTAAAGCATTAATTATGTTTTTTACCGGGACTGTTGGTATTATCATTGGTGGGCCTTTAGCTATATTATTAATTTCAATTTTCTCGCCAGAAACTGTTGGAGGGGCCGATTTCGATGCAGTTTGGAGAGGACTCTCTACACTTGCAGGAAGTTGGATTGGTGGTGGAGCAAACCAAACAGCAATGCTCGAAATTTATCAATACAACCCTGCAAAATATGGTGGAATGGTAATTGTGGATATTGTTGTTGCAAATGTTTGGATGGCCATTTTATTAATAGGAATTGGTAAAAAAGATAAAATAAATAAATGGTTAAAAGCAGATACAACCGCTATTGAAGAATTGAAAGAAAAAGTAATCAGTTTTACGCAAAAAGTAAAAAGAAATCCTACCCTTTCAGATTTAATGATCATGTTAGCCATTGCATTTGGAACCGTTGGTTTTGGACATTTTGCCTCTAAATATTTAAGTATCTTTTTCTCTGATTTTGTAGCTTCCATCGAATCCCAAACTTGGCGTAATATTTTCTCTTTCTTAGGATCCGGTTTTTTCTGGTTAATTAGTGTTTCTACCATTGTTGCAATTATTTTATCTTTTACCAAAGCAAAAAATTATGAAGGTGCTGGTGCAAGTAAAATAGGTAGTGTTTTTATTTACGTTTTGGTAGCCACTATTGGTATGAAAATGGATTTAAATCAAGCTTTTGAAAACCCTGGCTTAATGGTTATTGGATTGGTTTGGATGATAATTCATGCGGGCTTATTGATCTTAGTTGCTAAAATCATCAAAGCTCCTTACTTCCTTTTGGCTGTTGGAAGTCAAGCAAATGTTGGTGGTGCAGCTTCTGCTCCCATTGTTGCACAAGCATTTCATCCATCGTTAGCAACTGTAGGTGTTTTGTTAGCCGTTTTTGGCTATGCAATTGGAACTATTGGTGCAATCGCCTGTACTATTTTAATGGAATTAGCTTCAACTTTATAA